The sequence below is a genomic window from bacterium.
ATTAACTTAGTGGAGATTGTTCATAATGGAGTTATATCTTCATATATGACGAGCTTGAATTTTCTGCAGCTGGAAATATTACAACTATTAGGTGTTCCAGCAAATAAATACTCTCTGAATGCTTTCAGTTAAAAATCATGCAAAACATTAGAGGGGTCTCGAAATCAGCGAAGTAACGCAGGAAGGAGAGAAAATCTTAACCTGGTGGCCAGCCAGGATATGCCTTTGGTGCTGGAGTAAAAGTAATAGATGGACTTGAAGGAGGAGGATCCGTATATGATCTTGAACCGATACTATCTTCCAGACAACTCCACATAGCCCGTTGTATATCTACACCAGAAACTAAAGAATTAATCATTAATCGTAAAGTCAGGGTAGCCGTATGTGATAATGAATGGACACCTAAGGAGTTTTTTGATTTGGTAGAAAAAAATTACTTTTTGTATAAAAAAGTAGGAGAACTTTCAATATATACTGTAGATAACATCAGTTGTAAGAACAAAAAATAATAAAACCACAGAGTGCACAGAGAGGAATCTCAAAAAGAATTTCTGTTGGCAGTAGAAACAATGAATAAAATATACGAAGCACAGTTATTGACCCTGAATTTAATTCAGGGCAATGGGTAAAAGAGTTAGTTTATAGCCTATAGCATTGACTTATTGAACATAGGCTATAAGCCATAAACTCTGTGTTTTCTGTGGTTAATTTTGACATTACCTGTGGTAAAACAAGGAGAAGAAACATGAGAACATATTATCTACTTTTATATGGAGTACACGGATTGATATTTTCATTTATTTGTTATCTGGCACAAATTTTATCTTTCATTATAAATTTCCAGACTGCAGAAGCAATACTTACAAAGTTGACTTATTTTTCTTTTTTCATTTCTATAGCATTAGTAATGATTGACTTGCTATCTTTATTTTTTTCCCCCTCAGCAAAAACTCTGAAGTTTAGTCCGGTGAAAAATCTCAATATTTCCGTAGGGATGACTGCTTATAATGACGAACTCTCTATAAAAAAAGCCGCTGAAGATTTCATAAACCAGGAAAATGTTTGTAAGGTAGTAGTGGTGGATAATAACTCAACGGATAAAACAGCAGAAGAAGCAAGAAAAGCCGGTGCCACAGTGATTAAAGAAGAAATTCAAGGTTATGGAGCCTGCTGTATAAAAGCCTTAAGAGAAGCAATGAAATACGGAGATATAATATGTCTTGTAGAAGGAGATTGTACTTTTTCAGGCAGCGATTTAAAGAAATTTACTGCATATCTTGAAAATGCAGATATGGTAGTTGGAACAAGGACCACAAAAGAATTAAATACCCCTGATTCACAAATGAATTTCTTATTGCAATGGGGGAATGTTCTAATGGCTAAATTGGTCCAACTTAAATTCTGGTCAGTAAGATTAACAGATATGGGATGCACTTATAGAATAATAAGAAGAGATGCTCTTGAAAAAATAATAGATAAATTAGAAGTAAAAGGAAATCACTTTTTATGTGAAATGATACTTGTGGCTTTAAAAAATAATCTTATGGTAATAGAAATTCCTATAACATTAAAAAAAAGAGTGGGGCAAAGTAAAGGGGTAGGTAATAATTTTATTAAAGCTGCAATTACAGCTATAGATATGTGGAAACTTATTATTTCAAGATAAAAATTCTTTCTCTTAAAGTTAAGTTTTGATAAAAATGACGAAACTACAGCTTAACTGCACAGGTCGCAATTTTTTGTAATTTCCCATCTCCCAAAAAGGAAATTTTTATCACCGTGGTTAATCAATCATATTTTTATTCACGATTTTCATTTCAGAAAGAAAGGGAAAATGTTTGGAAGGTTCTAACCAGATACCTTCAAAAGGATATTCCTGTTAGCTCTAAGATATTAGAGTTGGGATGTGGGTATTGTGATTTTATTAACAATATTATTGCCCTGGAAAAGCATGCCATTGATCTATTTGAAGGAATAAAGGATTATGCCCATCCTGATGTCTATCTCCATTTCCAATCTGCCACAGAGATGAGTAATTTCTCTGATGAATCATTTGATGTTGTCTTTGCAAGTAATTTTTTTGAACATCTTGGGTTAGATGAATTTGAGAAAACAATCAAGCATGTGGTAAGAATATTGAAAAAAGGGGGAAAGTTGATCATTATTCAACCAAATTTTAAATATGCCTATAAGGAATATTTTGATGACTTTACTCACCGTCTTATTTTTACCGAGGTCAGTCTTTCCGATTTTTTAAAAAGTCAAGGATTGAAGATAAAAAGGGTTATTCCAAAATTTATCCCTTTCTCGATGAAATCAAAACTCCCCAAATGGACATTTTTGATAAAGATTTATTTATATCTGCCGATTAAACCTTTTGCCCGACAAATGCTTATCATAGCAGAAAAGAGTTAAAAAAAGGGAACGGGACATGTTTACAGGTGGCCACAAAGGAGAAATGAATAGCACACGGATGACGCAGATTTAACGGATGGACGC
It includes:
- a CDS encoding class I SAM-dependent methyltransferase, which encodes MVNQSYFYSRFSFQKERENVWKVLTRYLQKDIPVSSKILELGCGYCDFINNIIALEKHAIDLFEGIKDYAHPDVYLHFQSATEMSNFSDESFDVVFASNFFEHLGLDEFEKTIKHVVRILKKGGKLIIIQPNFKYAYKEYFDDFTHRLIFTEVSLSDFLKSQGLKIKRVIPKFIPFSMKSKLPKWTFLIKIYLYLPIKPFARQMLIIAEKS
- a CDS encoding glycosyltransferase family 2 protein, yielding MRTYYLLLYGVHGLIFSFICYLAQILSFIINFQTAEAILTKLTYFSFFISIALVMIDLLSLFFSPSAKTLKFSPVKNLNISVGMTAYNDELSIKKAAEDFINQENVCKVVVVDNNSTDKTAEEARKAGATVIKEEIQGYGACCIKALREAMKYGDIICLVEGDCTFSGSDLKKFTAYLENADMVVGTRTTKELNTPDSQMNFLLQWGNVLMAKLVQLKFWSVRLTDMGCTYRIIRRDALEKIIDKLEVKGNHFLCEMILVALKNNLMVIEIPITLKKRVGQSKGVGNNFIKAAITAIDMWKLIISR